From the Coleofasciculus sp. FACHB-T130 genome, the window AGCCTAGCAGCCGTAGGTCGGCTCTGTGTGAGAGCAAAAACAAAGCAAACGTTTGCTGCATTTGGGTTACACGCACCTCAACCCAACCCATAGGGAATTTGTTAGTCAGCCGTTTCACCTCTCTTCTCCAAAAGAGGGATTCTTTTTTGGGCTTGCATACTAGCAAGTCTAGATCCAGCAGCTTGCCGTTAGTAACTTACAGCCTGCTCCTAATTATGAAGATTGTGTCAAGAATACTCCTGACTATTTTAAAGATTGTATAAACTTAATATTAAAAAATCTTCATCAGTGAAAATTCCTTGTATATTTACTTAGAAAACAAGTAGGGTGCATTGAAGAGGTTCAGTAACAATACGTTTATCGGAACAGCGATACCGTAAAATTTTAACCTCTAATAGAAGAAAAGTTACATGGGATACCAGGGAAAATGCTGAAACTTGTTACTTTTGCGAATAATTTATCTGTGTAACTTAATCATGGCGGCTAAAACACCAAAGGTTTGGTCATTCACCGAGAGGGCAACATTAGAATTTTGGGTAGAAGATCCACGACGGGGTGAACGACTCGAAGACATTCATCTTGATTCTGAGCAATGGTTCCAATGGCTAAATTTACCAAGTTCTAAGTCATTTAAATTTGAGCCAGTCGATCAACGTACATCTGATTTCATCGCTAGCAAAGAAACTAAAACCGATGGAGATTTTTGGTACGCCTACAAGAAAGTAAATGGCGAACTATATCACTGTTACATCGGGCTTAGCAAAGATTTAACGTTGATGCGACTCAGAGAAATAGGGTTGCAATTGCTACAAACTGCGAAAAATGATAGTCCTTCCAGCCAGCAAAGTTATATACAAGAAGTCCATTTAAATTTGCCTGGTGAATCTCAGGAAGTACACCATCTGAAACAGGAAATTCAGCGGTTACAGGACGAACTAACAAACTCTCGCCTAGAGCTTGAGAAGAATCAAAGTATTTGCACTCAACAAAGTGCTGCCAAAGAGGTTCATTTAACAGAATTAGAGCAGCTGAGACAGGAAAATCAGCGGTTACAAGATGAACTGGGAAATTCTCGGCTAGAGCTTGAAAAGAATCAAAGTATTTGCACTCAACAAAGCGCTCCCAAAGAAGTTCATTTGAAAATCTTGGTTGAATCCAAGGAATTAGAGCAGCTAAAACAGGAAAATCAACGGCTACAGGATGAACTGGCGAACTCTCGCCAAACTTACCTAATAGCTTGTCAAGAACATAAGGAAGCGATTCAACAGCTACGCCATCAAAATCAGCGGCTCCAAACTGAGTGTGACCAGATGAATGAAGAGATCGAACAGCTCTATGCTAAATATGGCGACCTGAAACTGGAAAAGATAATCCGGCACCAGGACAGCGAAAGAGTGAAAACCCGGACGACTTTCCCAGAGCAGAAGGTAAGCCTGTCAAACACTGCGTACAGCTTTTAGATATGGTGGCGTACAGAGCGATCGCTTGAGCGAAAAAAAGTAGGAAGCGATCGCTCTCCATCAAGTAGGGTGGCGTAGAGAGCGATCGCGTTACACACCTGCAAAAATACAGGTGTGTTGATACCTTGCTGCAATGGCATCGATTAGGTTTTGCTTGAGAATTAGCCAACACGCAGGCGAACTAATTCTCAGCAGTTATTTATTAGGTGTGTCGTGCCTTTTCAAAACCTGGGGTACCGTGCAACTTTGGTTCAGCCGGCGGAGGTGTCGGTTCTGGCCCTAACGGTTGTGGATTCTCTACATACTCAAACTCGCCTTTGCCGTCCATTGATTTGCCCTTTGCCCAACGTCCTTCAGCACTTTCAGTACCGTCAGAGTGATTCCAGAACTGATAGGCATACTCCCGCTTCTCCAATTCCAGCGGGAAGGAACTCGGAACCGGAGTGTCGTCCAGCCCGGAGTCTACGATATCCTCAATCGCTGCCAACCACTGGTTTTGGTGCATGGTGTCGCGGGCGATCATGAAACTCAAGGTATCTTTCACGCCTGGGTCGTCTGACATTTCATACATTCGCACCGCCTGCAAGCGACCTTGCGACTCGGCGTGGAGATTAGAGCGGAAATCTGCTAACAAATTACCGCTGGCGACGATAAAGCGACCGTTCCAAGGGTAGCCAACGCTGTCAGAGGGCGTCGCACCCAACCCGGAGACAATGGCGTGCTGCGGGTTCATCGCTGCTGCCATAATCTCATTCCGCACGTTAGAACCGCCCATAACCGCGCCGACTAGCCGATCTGCGGCACCTTCCTCTTGGACTTTTAGAGGCGCTTTGTCCAGCAGATGGGCGATCATCGTGGCAAGCATCTCAACGTGACCGATTTCTTCGGTACCAATGTCCAGTAGCATATCGCGGTACTTAGCAGGCCCTCGACAGTTCCATCCCTGAAATAGGTACTGCATCATCACAGTCATCTCGCCAAAGGTACCGCCGATGAGTTCCTGAATCTTCATGGCGTAGACCGGATCGGGGTTTTGTGGCGGAGTGAAATACTGAAGTTGCTTTTTATGGTAAAACATTCAAAAACTCCGAATTCTTTTTACTATCAGAACAACAGAAAAATGGTGCAAATTGATATTTAGCAAATTGCTAAATATCGAAATTTCAATTGCAAAACTTATGCTCTCTACTCCTATAGGAAACTATTTAAATCAAGGTCTTGCCTCTTCCTGGAGAAGGACAGTTTTAAGTTTATTTCGGTAAATTTATTCTTGATTTATGTGCCTATTTAATGACGAATTACCAATTATTTTGTATCAAGTTCATTCTTAAAAGTTTGTGTTAATAAAAAAACCGTCTTCATTAAAAAGACGGTTTTTTTATTAGCAGTATTTAAGTATTTTTGCTTAATTCATGTCGGATTAAGCTTCGTCGCGCCCGTGAACTTGGGCGGGTGGAGAAGTTGCCTCAACTGCCGTGAAAGGCTCCAGAATTTTATAGGTGTGGGATGCACCTTTTGGTACAGTCCAAGAATTACCGGGTTCTAACAAAATACTTTGACCTTCCAGGTGCAATTCAGCGCGACCGTTGATGACATAACCAACCGTCTCATATTCTCGCGCAGTTGGTTCCTTTGGTTCGTTGGGTTGCTCGTTTTCCCAAAGGCGCATCGAGATGGTTTTGCCTGATGCGAGATACTTTTGACCCATTTCCCCTTTGGGGGAATTGGTAGAATCTACTTTCATCACAGTTGTATCTGTCATATTTGCTGCTTCCTGGTTCAGATATGTTGTTTAAATGCTCTTAGCGGAGCAAGATCGGATTCCCATCAATGCGGACTCGGAATAGACTGTAGGGCTTTTCTCTTAAATCTCTGCCGCCATGAAAATTTGTTTGGCGATGCAGTTGATTGGCAGTGAAATAGAGATAGCCGTCTGATGCTACAGAAAGCGTATCGGGCCACAAAACGCGAGGATCGTGAACGAGCGTTTCATACATTCCATCCGGTAGGCGGCGAAGAATGGAATTGTGTTCGTAGTTCGTCAGGTAAACGCGGTTTTCAGCATCTGATTCCAGTCCATCTGAAGCACCACTTTTATCGCCGAGATCCACCACGGTTGCTGCTACTTGCGACTCTGTTAATTGCTCGTTTGCTAAAGCATCAACGCTGACACTGTATAAACGGCGACCTGCCAGAGGGCAGTAAAATAAGCGATCGCCATCAGCACTAATCGCAATCCCGTCTGCACCTACTTTGATATAGCTGGGTGGTTGATTAGGCGATCGCATCATCAACGGTTGTCCTTCGACGCTGGGCAAAAAATTTGGTTCGGCTTTGGTGGAGGGGTGATTGTTCAGCCGTCGCCAGCTTTTGCCAGAAGCCAGGTCTACAACAATAATTGCATTTGGCCCAGAACTAGAAGAATCGGTGATGAATGCCATTCCAGCTTTGCCGCGCCGCAAGTCAAATCTGACATCGTTTAAGTAAGTCGTTGGCAGCGCTACATTCTGGGGAAATAGAATTGTTTTGATAATCCGATTTTGCTTTAGGTCAATCCCAATTAATTTTGGTCCCCCGTAGGAAGTGGGGGCAAATTGCGGACTCCCAGTATCTAAAATCCACAGGCGGTTTTGCGGATCGACGACGACACTTTGAACCGAAATCAACGATTCAGCTTGGTTGCTGGGATTTGGGCGGTTAATTTCGGCATTGGGATAAGGCACCGCCGTCCCGTTTTTTAACTCAGCAACGGTAAATTCTACATTG encodes:
- a CDS encoding manganese catalase family protein, coding for MFYHKKQLQYFTPPQNPDPVYAMKIQELIGGTFGEMTVMMQYLFQGWNCRGPAKYRDMLLDIGTEEIGHVEMLATMIAHLLDKAPLKVQEEGAADRLVGAVMGGSNVRNEIMAAAMNPQHAIVSGLGATPSDSVGYPWNGRFIVASGNLLADFRSNLHAESQGRLQAVRMYEMSDDPGVKDTLSFMIARDTMHQNQWLAAIEDIVDSGLDDTPVPSSFPLELEKREYAYQFWNHSDGTESAEGRWAKGKSMDGKGEFEYVENPQPLGPEPTPPPAEPKLHGTPGFEKARHT
- a CDS encoding cupin domain-containing protein, coding for MTDTTVMKVDSTNSPKGEMGQKYLASGKTISMRLWENEQPNEPKEPTAREYETVGYVINGRAELHLEGQSILLEPGNSWTVPKGASHTYKILEPFTAVEATSPPAQVHGRDEA
- a CDS encoding L-dopachrome tautomerase-related protein gives rise to the protein MVTIPFASSGRALSAQEPTQKLVEKPAEKTIGNIESVASFNGPMLTGVTVSQDGRIFVNFPRWGDNVEFTVAELKNGTAVPYPNAEINRPNPSNQAESLISVQSVVVDPQNRLWILDTGSPQFAPTSYGGPKLIGIDLKQNRIIKTILFPQNVALPTTYLNDVRFDLRRGKAGMAFITDSSSSGPNAIIVVDLASGKSWRRLNNHPSTKAEPNFLPSVEGQPLMMRSPNQPPSYIKVGADGIAISADGDRLFYCPLAGRRLYSVSVDALANEQLTESQVAATVVDLGDKSGASDGLESDAENRVYLTNYEHNSILRRLPDGMYETLVHDPRVLWPDTLSVASDGYLYFTANQLHRQTNFHGGRDLREKPYSLFRVRIDGNPILLR